A window of Panicum virgatum strain AP13 chromosome 8K, P.virgatum_v5, whole genome shotgun sequence contains these coding sequences:
- the LOC120644593 gene encoding probable receptor-like protein kinase At5g20050, which produces MADVEDCSPPVADPCGGRSCKEALRIMRAILHGLMEEAVLHQPQLSTPIHIQKVLREFSSDEIQAMTQDFGSMVGRGGSAQVFRGSLDDGTPVAVKRINIHGGRTVAGEEDFRRELSIIANVHHRSLVRLLGYCLQRGGGLYLVYPFFDNGSLDRWIFHGTEEQRRQLTWQKRFCIAVDVARALAYLHNECHWRILHLDVKPGNILLDGDLRAHVSDFGISLSVTRGLSSVVDTEHLKGTFGYMAPEMLYNAVSDKSDVFSYGMTLLELVGGRRNMYPSLETPDLTRDYFPYIVREKMARGEVLGAVDAAMAPVDDEAAVMAVLKVAMCCIQNQREMRPSIQTVVDMLEGRVAIELPPESRHHLL; this is translated from the exons atGGCGGATGTAGAAGACTGCAGTCCTCCTGTTGCTGATCCTTGTGGAGGACGAAGCTGTAAGGAAGCACTGAGAATAATGAGGGCAATCTTACATGGGTTAATG GAAGAGGCAGTGCTCCATCAACCCCAACTTTCTACCCCGATTCATATCCAAAAGGTGCTGCGGGAATTCTCGAGTGATGAAATCCAAGCCATGACACAAGACTTTGGAAGCATGGTAGGGCGAGGCGGCTCTGCCCAGGTCTTCCGAGGGAGCCTCGACGACGGCACGCCCGTCGCCGTCAAGCGGATCAACATCCACGGCGGGCGCACCGTGGCCGGCGAGGAGGACTTCCGGAGAGAACTCTCCATCATCGCCAACGTGCACCACCGCAGCCTGGTGCGCCTCCTCGGCTACTGCCTCCAGCGCGGGGGCGGCCTCTACCTCGTCTACCCCTTCTTCGACAACGGCTCGCTTGACAGGTGGATCTTCCACGGCACCGAGGAGCAGCGGCGCCAGCTGACGTGGCAAAAGCGGTTCTGCATCGCCGTCGACGTGGCCCGGGCGCTCGCGTACCTCCACAACGAGTGCCACTGGCGGATCCTGCACCTCGACGTCAAGCCCGGCAACATCCTCCTCGACGGCGACCTCCGGGCACACGTCTCCGACTTCGGCATCTCCCTCTCCGTCACCCGGGGCCTTAGCAGCGTCGTCGACACGGAGCACCTCAAGGGGACCTTCGGGTACATGGCGCCCGAGATGCTCTACAACGCGGTGTCCGACAAGTCCGACGTGTTCAGCTACGGCATGACGCtcctcgagctcgtcggcggccgCCGGAACATGTATCCCTCGTTGGAGACGCCGGACCTCACGCGAGACTACTTCCCGTACATCGTGCGGGAGAAGATGGCGAGGGGCGAGGTCTTGGGAGCCGTGGACGCGGCCATGGCGCCTGtggacgacgaggcggcggtgATGGCCGTGCTCAAGGTGGCCATGTGCTGCATCCAGAACCAGCGGGAGATGAGGCCCAGCATCCAGACGGTTGTGGATATGCTTGAAGGCCGGGTTGCCATTGAGCTCCCACCAGAGAGCCGCCATCACCTGCTCTGA